Proteins from one Mycobacterium adipatum genomic window:
- the zapE gene encoding cell division protein ZapE codes for MQSTGDVAGLVDRRPSVTPERLVAQLVPPPTFADVSFDTYRPDPAEPSQAAAVGHCRSFCEQASARRAGKKKLFGKREVLPGVGIYLDGGFGVGKTHLLASTYYTLSGGEAPTAFATFGELTQLAGVFGFTECIDLLADYAVVCIDEFELDDPGNTTLISRLLSALVERGVSIAATSNTLPEQLGEGRFAAQDFLREINALSAIFTTIRIEGPDYRHRGLPPAPEPLTDEQVRTAAAIKPGATLDDFDALCAHLATMHPSRYHALIDDVTEVFITGVHPIDDQSVALRLVALTDRLYDAGIPILASGTKLDTIFSDEMVAGGFRKKYLRATSRMLALTAAAQSSSS; via the coding sequence ATGCAAAGCACGGGCGATGTCGCCGGTCTGGTCGATCGGAGACCCAGCGTCACCCCGGAGCGGCTGGTCGCACAGCTGGTTCCACCGCCGACCTTCGCCGATGTCAGCTTCGACACCTACCGCCCCGATCCGGCCGAGCCGTCGCAGGCCGCCGCCGTCGGGCACTGCCGCAGCTTCTGCGAGCAGGCCAGCGCGCGCCGGGCCGGTAAGAAGAAGCTGTTCGGCAAGCGCGAGGTGCTTCCCGGCGTCGGTATCTACCTCGACGGCGGGTTCGGCGTCGGCAAGACCCACCTGCTGGCCTCCACGTATTACACGTTGTCCGGGGGAGAGGCGCCGACGGCGTTCGCGACGTTCGGTGAGCTGACCCAGCTGGCCGGGGTGTTCGGCTTCACCGAGTGCATCGACCTGCTCGCCGATTACGCGGTGGTGTGCATCGACGAGTTCGAGCTCGACGACCCCGGTAACACCACGCTGATCTCGCGGCTGCTCTCGGCGCTGGTGGAGCGCGGCGTATCGATCGCGGCGACCTCGAACACCCTGCCCGAGCAGCTCGGCGAGGGCCGGTTCGCCGCGCAGGACTTCCTGCGTGAGATCAACGCGCTGTCCGCGATCTTCACCACCATCCGCATCGAGGGCCCCGACTATCGGCACCGTGGGTTGCCCCCGGCCCCGGAACCGCTCACCGACGAGCAGGTGCGCACCGCCGCGGCCATCAAACCCGGTGCCACCCTTGATGACTTCGATGCACTGTGTGCGCATCTGGCCACCATGCACCCGTCGCGCTATCACGCGCTGATCGACGATGTGACCGAGGTGTTCATCACCGGGGTGCACCCGATCGACGATCAGAGTGTGGCGCTGCGGCTGGTGGCCCTGACCGACCGGCTCTACGACGCCGGTATCCCGATCCTGGCCTCGGGCACCAAGCTGGACACCATCTTCAGCGACGAGATGGTGGCCGGCGGGTTCCGCAAGAAGTACCTGCGCGCGACGTCGCGCATGCTGGCTCTCACGGCCGCGGCGCAATCGTCGTCGAGCTGA
- a CDS encoding alpha/beta hydrolase has product MRVGILPTIALSSVAVLLTSCAPLLAANPRYATDDGAGPQGAPTTTAQADGPPAIEAPKNDLSWSDCTSRVFSDAAVPALPGITLDCASYDADLDPIKGANGSINIGVVRATSVDTPADAGPVVMTTGTDLPSSSQLPVWLSRAGSDILKTNPIVAVDRRGTGMSEAIDCRDLFDRQEMIDQTQFEPGDDPVAKLSAIVQAATTTCTDTIAPGDSAYDNAHAAEDIERLRSTWDVPAIALMGIGNGAQVALAYTGSHPDKVARLVLDSPLPLAVGAEAATEQKVKGQQAALDAFAAQCAATNCPLGPDPKGAVDALLTAARNGDGPGGASVAAVADAISTALAFPRGDRVSATNALAAAIASARAGDTNAMANLITQAETVRQTDGQFVNSCSDALNRPTPDRVRELVVAWDRLYPQFGTVGALRMVNCLSWPSGTAPQDPKDLKIPVMLLGVQNDPIVGNEGVAAVAATIINAGANSKRVIWQGIGHGASIYTACALPPVIGYLQSGKLPETDTFCPA; this is encoded by the coding sequence ATGCGTGTGGGGATTCTGCCGACGATCGCGCTGTCGTCGGTCGCGGTGCTGCTGACCTCGTGTGCCCCACTGCTGGCCGCCAACCCGCGCTACGCCACCGATGACGGTGCCGGCCCGCAGGGCGCGCCGACCACCACCGCGCAGGCCGACGGGCCGCCCGCCATCGAGGCGCCGAAGAACGATCTGTCCTGGTCCGACTGCACCTCCCGGGTGTTCAGCGACGCCGCGGTGCCCGCGCTGCCCGGCATCACGCTGGACTGCGCCAGCTATGACGCCGACCTCGACCCGATCAAGGGCGCCAACGGCTCGATCAACATCGGCGTGGTGCGGGCCACCTCCGTCGACACCCCCGCCGACGCCGGGCCGGTGGTGATGACCACCGGCACCGACCTGCCGTCGTCCTCGCAGCTGCCGGTGTGGCTGTCGCGCGCCGGCTCCGACATCCTCAAGACGAATCCGATCGTCGCCGTCGACCGGCGTGGCACCGGCATGTCGGAGGCCATCGACTGCCGCGACCTGTTCGATCGGCAGGAGATGATCGACCAGACCCAGTTCGAACCCGGTGACGACCCGGTGGCCAAGCTGAGCGCCATCGTGCAGGCCGCCACCACCACGTGCACCGACACCATCGCCCCCGGCGATTCGGCCTATGACAACGCCCACGCCGCCGAGGACATCGAGCGGCTGCGCAGCACCTGGGATGTCCCGGCGATCGCGCTGATGGGCATCGGCAACGGCGCGCAGGTCGCCTTGGCCTACACCGGCTCTCACCCGGACAAGGTGGCGCGGCTGGTGCTGGACTCCCCGCTGCCGCTGGCCGTCGGCGCCGAAGCCGCCACGGAACAGAAGGTGAAGGGGCAGCAGGCCGCCCTGGACGCGTTCGCCGCGCAGTGCGCCGCCACGAATTGCCCGCTCGGACCCGACCCCAAGGGTGCGGTCGACGCGCTGCTGACGGCCGCCCGTAACGGCGACGGGCCGGGCGGCGCCTCCGTGGCCGCGGTGGCGGACGCGATCAGCACCGCGCTGGCGTTCCCGCGCGGTGACCGGGTCAGCGCCACCAATGCCCTCGCCGCGGCCATCGCCTCCGCGCGCGCCGGCGACACCAACGCGATGGCCAACCTCATCACCCAGGCCGAGACCGTCCGGCAGACCGACGGTCAGTTCGTCAACAGTTGCAGCGACGCCCTCAACCGGCCGACCCCGGACCGGGTCCGCGAACTCGTCGTCGCATGGGACCGGCTGTACCCGCAGTTCGGCACCGTGGGCGCGCTGCGGATGGTCAACTGCCTGAGCTGGCCCAGCGGCACCGCGCCGCAGGACCCCAAGGACCTCAAGATCCCGGTGATGCTGCTCGGTGTCCAGAACGATCCGATCGTCGGCAACGAAGGGGTCGCCGCGGTGGCCGCGACCATCATCAACGCCGGCGCCAACAGCAAGCGGGTCATCTGGCAGGGCATCGGACACGGCGCCAGCATCTACACCGCGTGCGCGCTTCCCCCGGTGATCGGCTACCTGCAGAGCGGCAAGCTGCCCGAGACCGACACGTTCTGCCCTGCCTGA
- the msrB gene encoding peptide-methionine (R)-S-oxide reductase MsrB — translation MTTPGPKLELTDDQWREKLNPAEFAVLRRAGTERPFTGEYTDTKTAGVYQCRACGAELFRSTEKFESHCGWPSFFDPADSDAVILKRDDSLGMTRVEVICATCHSHLGHVFEGEGYPTPTDQRYCINSISLRLVPADSNATD, via the coding sequence ATGACAACCCCCGGCCCCAAGCTTGAGCTGACCGACGACCAGTGGCGCGAGAAGCTCAACCCCGCCGAGTTCGCAGTGTTACGCCGCGCCGGCACCGAGCGGCCCTTCACCGGTGAATACACCGACACCAAGACCGCCGGGGTGTACCAGTGCCGGGCCTGCGGCGCCGAATTGTTCCGCAGCACCGAGAAGTTCGAATCCCATTGCGGCTGGCCGTCTTTCTTCGACCCAGCCGACTCCGACGCGGTGATCCTGAAACGGGACGATTCGCTGGGCATGACCCGCGTCGAGGTGATCTGCGCCACCTGCCACAGCCATCTCGGACACGTCTTCGAGGGTGAGGGCTATCCCACCCCGACCGACCAGCGCTACTGCATCAACTCGATATCGCTTCGTCTGGTGCCTGCCGACTCGAACGCAACAGACTGA
- a CDS encoding GNAT family N-acetyltransferase translates to MDVRIEVPTPADLTELATVAARTFPLACPPGATEDNVNAFIAANLSETAFAGYLSDPDRLLLIARDDTRILGYAMLIRGVPEDTDVAQAVPLRPAVELSKMYTLADVHGAGVSAALMAESLRRSADAACVWLGVNQKNVRAQRFYAKAGFRVSGTKTFRLGDTVENDYVMVRTS, encoded by the coding sequence ATCGACGTGCGCATCGAGGTACCCACCCCGGCCGACCTGACCGAACTCGCCACCGTCGCGGCCCGCACCTTCCCGTTGGCCTGCCCGCCCGGGGCCACCGAGGACAACGTCAACGCCTTCATCGCGGCGAACCTGTCCGAGACGGCGTTCGCCGGTTATCTCAGCGATCCAGACCGGTTGCTGTTGATCGCCCGCGATGACACCCGAATTCTGGGCTACGCCATGCTGATTCGCGGAGTTCCCGAGGACACCGACGTGGCGCAGGCGGTGCCGCTGCGACCGGCGGTCGAACTGTCCAAGATGTACACGCTGGCGGACGTGCACGGCGCGGGTGTCTCCGCCGCGCTGATGGCGGAATCCCTGCGGCGCAGTGCCGACGCCGCCTGTGTCTGGTTGGGCGTCAACCAGAAAAACGTACGGGCACAACGGTTCTACGCCAAAGCCGGTTTCCGGGTCAGCGGCACCAAGACCTTCCGCCTCGGCGACACCGTCGAGAACGATTACGTGATGGTGCGCACCAGCTGA
- a CDS encoding pyrimidine reductase family protein, which produces MSDSAAGTDLTALGPVSTVEESRLEQYYAYPESVSSCWVRANFISSLDGAATAEGRSGALGGAGDRAVFRLMRELADVVVVGAGTVRVESYSGVQLGVPERQRRCARGQQEVPPIAIVTRSADLDHDLPVFTQTSVPPLVLTAHDTATDARARFAGLAQVYDCSGADAADVDLGAVLRTLSTLGLPRVLTEGGPSLLGTFIADGLLDELCLTIAPTVVGGGSKRIADAHRELITRLRRRHVLGDDEGYLYTRYSRD; this is translated from the coding sequence ATGTCGGATAGCGCCGCTGGGACGGATCTCACAGCTCTCGGACCGGTCTCCACGGTCGAGGAGAGCCGGTTGGAGCAGTACTACGCCTACCCGGAGAGCGTGAGCTCGTGCTGGGTGCGGGCCAACTTCATCAGCAGCCTCGACGGTGCCGCCACCGCCGAGGGACGCTCGGGTGCACTGGGCGGGGCCGGGGACCGGGCGGTGTTCCGGCTGATGCGCGAGCTGGCCGATGTGGTGGTGGTCGGCGCGGGCACCGTGCGCGTCGAGTCCTACTCCGGCGTCCAGCTCGGAGTCCCCGAACGGCAGCGCCGGTGCGCGCGCGGACAGCAGGAGGTGCCACCGATCGCCATCGTCACCCGCTCCGCCGACCTCGACCACGACCTGCCGGTGTTCACCCAGACCTCGGTGCCGCCGCTGGTACTGACCGCCCATGACACCGCCACCGACGCGCGCGCCCGGTTCGCCGGCCTGGCACAGGTGTACGACTGCTCGGGCGCCGACGCCGCCGACGTCGATCTCGGCGCGGTCCTGCGCACCCTGAGCACCCTGGGTCTGCCCCGGGTGCTCACCGAGGGCGGGCCCAGCCTGCTCGGCACGTTCATCGCCGACGGCCTGCTCGACGAGCTGTGCCTCACGATCGCACCGACGGTCGTCGGCGGCGGGTCGAAACGGATCGCCGACGCGCACCGGGAGCTGATCACCCGGCTGCGGCGCCGTCATGTGCTCGGCGATGACGAGGGCTATCTCTACACGCGCTACAGCCGCGACTGA
- the aftC gene encoding arabinofuranan 3-O-arabinosyltransferase: MAQVSFQQSVLNAFRPRTAPPSTATILRSILWPIAILSVIHRSYVLGTNGYITDDFGPVYRAVVNFKMGWDIYNENFNHVDPHYLYPPGGTLLLAPFGYLPVDAARYWYITFNVIAFLIAAYLLLRMFNYTLSSVAAPALLLAMFCTESVTNTLVFTNINGCMLLGAVLFFRFLLKGGVRAELLAGAAIGLTLVVKPSLAPLLLLPVLNRQFYTLITAFGVPLVFNAAAWPLVSDPMNFVHRTAPYILETRDYFNSSILGNGIYYGLPMWLILALRILFLLLAVGSLYLLYKYYRERDQLFWLLTSSGVLLTASFLVLSLGQGYYSTMLFPFLMTVVLRNSVLHNWPAWLAVYGFMTMDRWLLGHWPTTGRFLEYMKITYGWSLLLVVVFCVLYFRYLDAKSEGRLDSGIDPPWMTDEHRRASVKS; encoded by the coding sequence ATTGCGCAGGTGTCGTTCCAGCAGTCCGTCCTGAACGCGTTTCGCCCCCGCACCGCACCGCCGTCCACCGCAACGATCCTGCGGTCGATCCTGTGGCCCATCGCCATCCTGTCGGTGATCCACCGCAGTTATGTGCTCGGTACCAACGGTTACATCACCGACGATTTCGGCCCCGTCTACCGCGCCGTGGTCAATTTCAAAATGGGCTGGGACATCTACAACGAGAACTTCAACCACGTCGACCCGCACTACCTGTACCCACCCGGCGGCACTCTGCTGCTGGCGCCGTTCGGGTACCTACCGGTCGACGCGGCGCGCTACTGGTACATCACCTTCAACGTCATCGCCTTCCTCATCGCGGCATACCTGTTGCTGCGGATGTTCAACTACACGCTGAGCTCGGTCGCGGCACCGGCACTACTGCTCGCCATGTTCTGCACCGAATCCGTCACCAACACTTTGGTGTTCACCAACATCAACGGCTGCATGCTGCTGGGCGCGGTGCTGTTCTTCCGGTTCCTGCTCAAGGGCGGGGTACGCGCAGAACTGTTGGCCGGTGCCGCGATCGGGTTGACGCTGGTGGTCAAACCCTCGCTGGCACCGCTGCTGCTGCTGCCGGTGCTCAATCGCCAGTTCTACACGCTGATCACCGCTTTCGGGGTGCCGCTGGTGTTCAATGCCGCGGCCTGGCCGCTGGTGTCGGATCCGATGAACTTCGTGCACCGCACCGCCCCGTACATCCTGGAAACCCGCGACTACTTCAACTCCTCGATCCTGGGCAACGGCATCTACTACGGGCTGCCGATGTGGCTGATCCTGGCGCTGCGCATCCTGTTCCTGCTGCTGGCGGTCGGCAGCCTGTACCTGCTCTACAAGTACTACCGCGAACGCGATCAGCTGTTCTGGCTGCTGACCTCCTCAGGTGTGCTGCTCACCGCGTCGTTCCTGGTGCTCTCGCTGGGCCAGGGGTACTACTCGACGATGCTGTTCCCGTTCCTGATGACGGTGGTGCTGCGCAACTCGGTGCTGCACAACTGGCCGGCCTGGCTGGCGGTGTACGGGTTCATGACGATGGATCGCTGGCTGCTCGGGCACTGGCCGACCACGGGACGCTTCCTGGAATACATGAAGATCACCTACGGCTGGTCGCTGCTGTTGGTGGTGGTGTTCTGCGTGTTGTACTTCCGCTACCTGGACGCCAAGTCCGAAGGCAGGCTGGATTCGGGGATCGATCCACCGTGGATGACGGATGAGCATCGGCGCGCTAGCGTGAAATCATGA
- a CDS encoding putative bifunctional diguanylate cyclase/phosphodiesterase: MAFCVWLLGGWGSEDFRIAFEDNVFVVLSLFATGCAAHTAFRCRGRQRISAAFIAIGLAGWTVGSVLWAYYEWFLKVSPFPSAADIAYLMLPLSICIGLLIAPVGASGYTYTRLTLDGFIVTAAFFQIGWLTILGGLFEAGGASRFAVGVALAYPIADLLALTVAMLLLGRAPAPHRTPLTLLTVGMALMTIADSIFVYMNSHNDFRLTGYSSVGWALGLLLIALAGLCTGVPQQRVAGERSFSQVAMWLPYVPIVIAIGAAVARFGTTPGMPPALIASVLLIMLVLLRQFIVVAENRRLLAAVAAQAMSDPLTGLANRALFQDRLEHALALHRRDNRQSVAVLSLDLDDFKLVNDGLGHPAGDQLLVQVAARTLARARSSDTVARIGGDEFVVLMEGDDVASREVAREVLRAFDEPFVVDGHDLLLRPSAGLAMVSADDAEVSPELLLKQADMAMYAAKRSRTPGVHTFSPADVSVADAPERDRTALAYDSTVAYKLLGQLRHAIDNQELTLAYQPKFALGDGSIVGVEALVRWPHPDRGLLAPDQFLQLVRDHGLMRPITELVFAKALDQIAQWRDLGLLVPVAVNVFAPSLSDSTLPETVGRALRRRGLPHELLTIEITEDLLLGNTEGAREVIKRLRQSGVRVAIDDFGSGYSALSYLRELYVDELKLDRAFVTTVLVDKRAAAILRAVIDLANELGLTTVAEGVEDPETAALLRDYGCQVAQGYLYTAPLTPAAMLSLLRSSRQAPDEAISS, encoded by the coding sequence TTGGCTTTCTGCGTCTGGCTGCTGGGCGGGTGGGGTTCGGAGGACTTCCGAATCGCGTTCGAGGACAACGTGTTCGTGGTCCTATCGCTGTTCGCCACCGGTTGTGCCGCGCATACCGCGTTTCGCTGCCGCGGTAGGCAGCGCATCTCGGCGGCGTTCATCGCGATCGGGCTGGCCGGGTGGACCGTGGGTTCGGTGCTGTGGGCCTACTACGAATGGTTTTTGAAGGTCTCACCGTTCCCGTCGGCGGCCGACATCGCGTATCTGATGTTGCCGTTGTCGATCTGCATCGGGCTTCTCATCGCGCCGGTCGGCGCCTCGGGCTACACGTACACGCGGTTGACTCTGGACGGTTTCATCGTGACGGCCGCGTTCTTCCAGATCGGGTGGCTGACGATACTGGGTGGGTTGTTCGAAGCGGGCGGAGCGAGCCGCTTCGCGGTGGGGGTGGCCCTGGCCTACCCGATCGCGGACTTGTTGGCATTGACCGTCGCGATGCTGTTGCTCGGGCGGGCGCCCGCGCCGCACCGAACGCCGCTGACCTTGTTGACCGTCGGTATGGCGCTGATGACCATCGCCGACTCCATCTTCGTCTACATGAACTCGCACAACGATTTCAGGTTGACGGGGTACAGCAGTGTGGGCTGGGCGCTCGGGCTGTTGCTGATCGCGCTCGCGGGGCTGTGTACCGGCGTACCGCAGCAGCGGGTTGCCGGCGAGCGCTCGTTCTCACAGGTGGCCATGTGGCTGCCCTATGTGCCCATCGTGATCGCCATCGGTGCCGCGGTGGCGCGGTTCGGCACGACGCCCGGGATGCCGCCCGCGCTGATCGCCTCGGTGCTGCTGATCATGCTGGTGTTGCTGCGTCAGTTCATCGTGGTGGCCGAGAATCGCAGGCTGCTGGCCGCGGTGGCGGCGCAGGCGATGAGCGATCCGCTGACCGGGCTGGCCAATCGAGCGCTCTTCCAGGACCGGCTGGAGCACGCGTTGGCATTGCACCGCCGCGACAACAGGCAGTCGGTGGCGGTGTTGTCGCTGGACCTCGACGATTTCAAGCTTGTCAACGACGGCCTGGGGCACCCCGCCGGTGATCAACTGCTGGTGCAGGTGGCCGCGCGGACCCTGGCCCGAGCCAGATCCAGCGACACGGTCGCGCGCATCGGGGGCGACGAGTTCGTCGTGCTGATGGAAGGCGATGACGTCGCCTCGCGGGAGGTGGCTCGCGAGGTCCTGCGAGCGTTCGACGAACCTTTTGTCGTCGACGGCCATGATCTGTTGTTGCGGCCCAGCGCCGGGCTGGCGATGGTGTCTGCCGACGACGCGGAGGTGTCACCGGAGTTGCTGCTGAAACAGGCGGATATGGCCATGTATGCGGCGAAGCGTTCGCGGACCCCCGGCGTGCACACCTTCAGCCCTGCCGATGTGTCCGTGGCGGACGCGCCGGAGCGTGACCGCACGGCGTTGGCGTACGACAGCACCGTCGCCTACAAGTTGCTCGGACAGCTGCGCCACGCCATCGACAACCAGGAACTCACGCTGGCCTACCAACCCAAGTTCGCACTGGGTGACGGGTCCATCGTCGGGGTGGAGGCACTGGTGCGCTGGCCGCATCCCGACCGCGGATTGCTGGCCCCTGACCAGTTCCTGCAGTTGGTGCGCGATCACGGGTTGATGCGGCCGATCACCGAGCTCGTGTTCGCCAAGGCGCTCGATCAGATCGCGCAATGGCGGGATCTGGGTCTGCTGGTTCCGGTCGCGGTCAACGTGTTTGCGCCCTCGTTGAGCGATTCCACGCTGCCCGAAACCGTGGGCCGCGCGCTGCGGCGACGGGGTCTGCCGCACGAGTTGCTGACCATCGAGATCACCGAGGATCTGCTGCTGGGCAACACCGAAGGCGCGCGTGAGGTGATCAAGCGGTTACGGCAATCGGGGGTGCGCGTCGCGATCGACGATTTCGGCAGCGGCTATTCGGCACTGTCGTATCTGCGGGAACTGTACGTCGACGAGCTCAAACTGGATCGTGCCTTCGTCACCACCGTGCTGGTGGACAAACGCGCGGCGGCCATCCTGCGTGCCGTCATCGACCTGGCCAACGAACTCGGGCTGACCACGGTGGCCGAGGGGGTGGAGGATCCCGAAACAGCCGCGCTGTTACGCGATTACGGTTGTCAGGTGGCCCAAGGTTACCTGTACACGGCGCCGTTGACGCCGGCGGCCATGCTCAGTCTGTTGCGTTCGAGTCGGCAGGCACCAGACGAAGCGATATCGAGTTGA
- the hemQ gene encoding hydrogen peroxide-dependent heme synthase, whose protein sequence is MAKLDYDTLNSMTRYMMISVFAVQPEALDEDRSAVIDETATFLKQQEDNGVVVRGLYDVTGFRADADYMIWTHAERVEDLQATYSAFRRTTLGLASEPVWSVVALHRPAEFNKSHVPAFIAGEDPGDYVCVYPFVRSLDWYLLPEDERRKMLVDHGMAGREYPDVRANTVPAFALGDYEWILAFEGPDLGRIVELMWKLRYTEARRHVREETPFFTGPRVAVEQLLAKLP, encoded by the coding sequence ATGGCCAAGCTCGATTACGACACGCTCAACTCGATGACCCGGTACATGATGATCTCGGTCTTCGCCGTTCAACCCGAGGCGCTCGACGAGGACCGGTCTGCCGTGATCGACGAGACCGCGACGTTCCTCAAACAGCAGGAGGACAACGGCGTCGTGGTCCGCGGCCTGTACGACGTCACGGGGTTCCGTGCCGACGCCGACTACATGATCTGGACGCACGCCGAGCGGGTGGAAGACCTGCAGGCCACCTACTCGGCCTTCCGCCGCACGACGCTGGGTCTGGCCAGTGAGCCGGTGTGGAGCGTGGTCGCGCTGCACCGTCCCGCCGAGTTCAACAAGAGCCACGTCCCGGCCTTCATCGCCGGCGAGGACCCGGGCGACTACGTCTGCGTCTACCCGTTCGTACGCTCGCTGGACTGGTATCTGCTGCCCGAGGACGAGCGGCGCAAGATGCTCGTCGATCACGGTATGGCGGGCCGCGAGTACCCGGATGTGCGCGCCAACACCGTGCCGGCGTTCGCGCTCGGCGACTACGAGTGGATCCTGGCCTTCGAGGGCCCCGATCTGGGCCGCATCGTCGAGCTGATGTGGAAGCTGCGCTACACCGAGGCGCGCAGGCACGTCCGCGAGGAGACCCCGTTCTTCACCGGGCCGCGAGTCGCGGTCGAGCAGCTGCTCGCGAAGCTTCCGTAA
- a CDS encoding protoporphyrinogen oxidase: MKSTYCVVGGGISGLTAAYRLRVAAGPDASITLFDPADRLGGVLRTEQVGGMAMDVGAEAFITRRPEVTALLAELGLSGRQVASVGARPLIYSQGALHPLPAGTLQGIPAQAESVAGLVDAATVAQIADEPRRSFSWRPAADASVGDLVGDRFGAQVVTRSVEPLLTGVYAGSAATIGVRSALPALAAALDRGARNLTEAVRNALPAPRPGPVFGALDGGYRVLVEELARRADLRWAQVGIDRLERCGQGWELVDDEGGHWPADAVVLAVPAPRLARLVEPIAAASAAAARRIGVASTALVALALPGGTPLPDQSGVLVATGERLHTKAITLTSRKWGRHGNVELVRLSYGRFGDNVAGSVGDDELLNWALEDLQNVFSVAADPVDHRVQRWIDAMPQYGPGHVDLVAELRAGLPPTLAVAGGYLDGIGVPACVGSATRAAAKLVTSGVAR, from the coding sequence GTGAAGTCCACGTACTGCGTTGTCGGCGGAGGCATCTCGGGCCTCACCGCGGCCTATCGGCTGCGCGTCGCGGCGGGGCCGGACGCGTCGATCACGTTGTTCGACCCGGCCGACCGGCTCGGCGGCGTGCTGCGCACCGAACAGGTGGGCGGGATGGCGATGGATGTCGGCGCCGAGGCGTTCATCACCCGCCGCCCCGAGGTCACCGCGCTGCTGGCCGAGCTCGGATTGTCCGGCAGGCAGGTGGCCAGTGTCGGCGCCCGGCCGCTGATCTACAGCCAGGGCGCGCTGCATCCGCTGCCGGCCGGCACCTTGCAGGGCATCCCGGCACAGGCCGAATCGGTGGCCGGACTCGTCGACGCCGCCACAGTGGCCCAGATCGCCGACGAACCCCGCCGCTCGTTCTCCTGGCGCCCGGCCGCCGATGCGTCGGTGGGCGACCTGGTCGGTGACCGGTTCGGCGCGCAGGTCGTCACCCGCTCGGTGGAACCGCTGCTCACCGGCGTGTACGCCGGTTCGGCGGCGACCATCGGGGTGCGCTCGGCGCTGCCGGCACTGGCCGCCGCCCTCGATCGTGGCGCCCGCAACCTGACCGAGGCCGTCCGCAACGCGCTGCCCGCCCCCCGGCCCGGCCCGGTGTTCGGGGCGCTGGACGGCGGCTACCGGGTGCTGGTCGAGGAACTCGCCCGGCGCGCCGACCTGCGCTGGGCGCAGGTCGGGATCGACCGCCTCGAGCGCTGCGGGCAGGGCTGGGAGCTCGTCGACGACGAGGGCGGGCACTGGCCGGCCGACGCCGTGGTGCTCGCGGTGCCCGCGCCGCGGCTGGCCCGCCTGGTCGAGCCCATCGCCGCGGCCAGCGCTGCCGCCGCCCGCCGCATCGGGGTCGCCTCGACCGCGCTGGTGGCGTTGGCGTTGCCCGGTGGCACCCCGCTGCCCGATCAGTCCGGAGTACTCGTCGCCACCGGAGAACGGTTGCACACCAAGGCCATCACGCTGACGTCGCGCAAATGGGGCCGCCACGGCAACGTGGAGCTGGTGCGGCTGTCCTACGGCAGGTTCGGGGACAACGTGGCCGGCAGCGTCGGCGACGACGAATTGCTGAACTGGGCGCTGGAGGATCTGCAGAACGTGTTCTCCGTCGCCGCGGACCCGGTGGACCACCGGGTGCAGCGCTGGATCGACGCGATGCCCCAGTACGGCCCCGGGCACGTCGATCTGGTGGCCGAGTTGCGTGCCGGACTGCCGCCGACGCTGGCGGTCGCCGGCGGTTATCTGGATGGCATCGGGGTGCCCGCATGTGTGGGATCGGCGACCAGGGCGGCCGCGAAACTGGTGACCTCCGGCGTGGCACGATAG
- a CDS encoding PPOX class F420-dependent oxidoreductase → MELNAAARELIGDGVDTTLVTINADGSPQASLVWVAWESTPDGDELVAAHLSDKYQKVRNIRRDPRVTATILAPRQPGQQRQYLSVTGTARIVEGGAPDLLKKLATALLGSDEHFPPADAPAGFLTRIRVESVGGQGPWVG, encoded by the coding sequence ATGGAACTCAACGCGGCAGCGCGCGAACTCATCGGCGACGGGGTCGACACCACCCTGGTCACCATCAACGCCGACGGCAGCCCGCAGGCCTCGCTGGTCTGGGTCGCGTGGGAGTCCACCCCCGACGGTGACGAACTGGTCGCCGCGCACCTGTCGGACAAGTACCAGAAGGTGCGCAACATCCGGCGGGATCCACGGGTCACCGCGACCATCCTGGCGCCCCGCCAGCCCGGTCAACAGCGCCAATATCTGTCGGTGACCGGCACCGCGCGCATCGTCGAGGGGGGTGCGCCCGACCTGCTCAAGAAGCTGGCCACCGCACTGCTCGGGTCCGACGAGCACTTCCCGCCGGCCGACGCACCCGCCGGTTTCCTGACCCGCATCCGCGTCGAATCGGTCGGCGGCCAGGGCCCCTGGGTCGGCTAA